A portion of the Candidatus Saccharimonadales bacterium genome contains these proteins:
- a CDS encoding DUF4232 domain-containing protein, translating into MDMNEEDTTTQYTPPPSQPAPKKGKKAGKVLGIILLILVLMAGTAAGVYMWQQNELNDQKADFDSKLAAAQAEKTPAKETRPAQELTPPKVATETTCNADELTLSLTNGDGGGAGTLNQVLVLTNSGKRTCTLVGFPGVSLVNDNGNQIGSPADRSKNYTEKTLTLKPAETAKATVVYSEQGNFEPGTCKTGATKLRVYPPNDTGYLSIASPMITAWCPGFETSPVQ; encoded by the coding sequence ATGGATATGAATGAAGAAGACACGACAACGCAATATACACCACCGCCATCTCAGCCAGCACCTAAAAAGGGCAAAAAAGCCGGAAAGGTACTTGGAATAATTCTTTTGATCCTTGTCCTTATGGCAGGGACAGCCGCAGGCGTCTATATGTGGCAGCAGAACGAGTTAAACGACCAAAAAGCGGATTTCGATTCTAAACTAGCTGCGGCACAGGCAGAAAAAACTCCAGCCAAAGAAACCCGTCCAGCGCAGGAATTAACCCCGCCGAAAGTAGCAACCGAAACAACCTGTAACGCAGACGAGCTAACATTATCACTGACAAACGGTGATGGTGGTGGAGCGGGTACACTTAACCAAGTACTTGTCCTGACTAACTCGGGCAAACGAACCTGTACGTTAGTTGGATTCCCGGGCGTATCGCTAGTAAATGATAACGGTAATCAAATCGGCTCTCCTGCCGACCGTAGCAAAAATTACACTGAAAAGACTTTAACGCTGAAACCAGCAGAAACAGCCAAGGCGACAGTCGTTTACTCTGAACAAGGTAACTTCGAACCAGGAACATGTAAAACAGGCGCAACCAAACTTCGTGTTTACCCGCCAAATGATACTGGCTACCTAAGCATCGCAAGTCCAATGATCACCGCATGGTGTCCAGGATTTGAAACGTCACCAGTACAATAA
- the purF gene encoding amidophosphoribosyltransferase: MSQDSVHEKCAVFGTFGTGEEASRTTFYGLWALQHRGQESSGIVSTDGALFHKHSASGLVASVYREEDLEQLDGTITVGHNRYSTSGSADGAHSQPVLHKQAALAFAHNGNLPSTEKLEEFLDTRGIAHDKLNDSEMMGESIACRMLDNGQSLEDAIISNYPLFTGAFACIAMTTDKLVAFRDAYGVRPLTIGKLGDGYVVSSETCALDTVGATFVRDVKPGEVIVIDADGLHSYQAAPGTLKLDIFEFVYFARPDSIIEGRSVNKVRENMGKELAIECKIDADIVVPVPDSAIPAALGYSQISGIPFEMALIKNRYIHRTFIRPTAKLREQDLKMKLNPMPHILRGKRVILIDDSIVRGTTTRKIAGMLYEAGAKEVHILISSPPVKYPDFYGIDLPAQEDLIAHNMTPDQIGEHLGVDSLNYLSYNGMIRATGMPSSDFSTACFNGIYPIDIGKRKDGIQRAAFEIQIPVEAAVPSELSVDGKATMQLA; the protein is encoded by the coding sequence TTGTCACAAGATTCTGTCCACGAGAAATGCGCGGTGTTTGGCACATTTGGCACTGGCGAAGAGGCTTCACGAACAACATTTTACGGACTATGGGCGCTCCAGCATAGGGGTCAGGAAAGCTCGGGTATTGTCAGCACTGACGGTGCCCTTTTTCATAAGCACTCGGCGTCCGGACTGGTAGCAAGCGTGTACCGCGAAGAAGACCTAGAACAGTTAGACGGGACAATCACCGTTGGCCACAACCGCTATTCAACATCAGGTTCGGCCGACGGCGCGCACAGCCAACCGGTATTACACAAACAAGCCGCCCTTGCCTTTGCGCACAATGGCAACTTGCCTAGTACTGAAAAGCTAGAAGAATTCCTGGACACCCGCGGCATTGCCCACGACAAGCTGAATGATTCCGAAATGATGGGTGAATCAATTGCCTGCCGCATGCTAGACAACGGACAAAGCCTAGAGGACGCAATAATTTCAAACTACCCCCTATTCACGGGGGCTTTTGCTTGCATCGCGATGACAACCGACAAGCTTGTGGCCTTTCGCGACGCATACGGCGTACGTCCACTAACGATTGGCAAGCTGGGCGATGGTTACGTCGTTTCGTCCGAAACCTGTGCGCTTGATACCGTTGGCGCCACGTTCGTCCGCGACGTTAAACCCGGCGAAGTCATCGTGATCGACGCCGATGGGTTACATTCATACCAAGCAGCACCTGGTACATTAAAACTAGATATTTTTGAGTTCGTTTACTTTGCGCGCCCCGACAGTATTATCGAAGGACGCAGCGTCAATAAAGTGCGCGAAAACATGGGCAAAGAACTTGCCATCGAATGTAAGATTGATGCTGATATTGTTGTCCCCGTCCCCGATTCTGCCATTCCGGCGGCACTAGGCTATTCACAAATAAGCGGTATTCCATTTGAAATGGCGCTCATTAAAAACCGCTACATTCACCGAACCTTTATTCGCCCGACAGCTAAACTACGCGAACAAGATTTGAAAATGAAATTAAACCCTATGCCCCATATTTTGCGTGGTAAGCGTGTTATTCTGATTGACGATTCGATTGTCCGCGGAACAACAACCCGCAAGATTGCTGGTATGCTGTACGAGGCTGGCGCCAAGGAAGTTCACATTTTAATTAGCTCACCTCCAGTTAAATACCCTGATTTTTATGGTATTGATTTGCCCGCCCAAGAAGATCTGATTGCCCACAACATGACGCCCGACCAAATCGGCGAACACCTCGGCGTTGATTCGCTTAATTACCTGTCGTACAACGGTATGATCCGTGCAACCGGCATGCCGTCGAGTGATTTTTCTACTGCCTGCTTTAACGGTATTTACCCGATTGATATCGGCAAACGCAAAGACGGCATCCAACGTGCCGCCTTTGAAATTCAGATTCCTGTCGAAGCTGCTGTTCCTAGCGAGCTGTCTGTCGACGGAAAAGCCACGATGCAACTGGCATAG
- a CDS encoding nucleoside triphosphate pyrophosphohydrolase family protein produces MNLNDYQTAALRTAAPRDKKNEFFHLVLGLVGETGEIAEKVKKVVRDNDDFMAAIDVEDLKKELGDVMWYVAVLADHFDIPLEEIAEKNIAKLASRKERGVLRGSGDNR; encoded by the coding sequence ATGAATTTAAATGACTACCAAACCGCAGCCCTTCGAACCGCAGCCCCGCGTGACAAAAAGAACGAATTTTTTCACCTCGTTTTAGGCCTTGTTGGCGAAACAGGTGAGATCGCCGAAAAGGTTAAAAAAGTCGTCCGAGATAACGATGATTTTATGGCTGCAATCGACGTTGAAGATCTAAAAAAAGAATTAGGTGATGTCATGTGGTACGTAGCGGTTCTCGCGGACCACTTTGATATTCCTCTTGAGGAAATTGCTGAAAAAAATATCGCAAAACTCGCGAGCCGTAAAGAACGCGGTGTGCTAAGGGGAAGCGGCGACAACCGCTAA
- a CDS encoding ATP cone domain-containing protein encodes MTNPPSIIKREGKRPSEQFERSKLHSSVRAACLSVRSPEGEAETIAKNVSEAVIAWLETKPEVTSADLRRKATAVLTSFHPEAAYLYKHHRLII; translated from the coding sequence ATGACAAACCCTCCTTCCATCATCAAACGCGAAGGCAAACGCCCCAGCGAGCAGTTTGAGCGCAGCAAGCTTCACAGCAGCGTTAGGGCAGCATGCCTGAGCGTTCGTAGCCCAGAGGGTGAAGCCGAAACAATTGCTAAGAATGTCAGTGAAGCCGTTATTGCCTGGTTAGAGACAAAGCCCGAAGTGACAAGCGCCGATCTTCGCCGCAAAGCCACTGCCGTCCTGACATCATTCCATCCAGAAGCTGCATATTTATATAAACATCATCGCTTGATCATATAA
- a CDS encoding L-threonylcarbamoyladenylate synthase has product MPVYSDSFDENIVLLLKKGGIGVVRTDTLYGLVAVANNDVAVERVFAVKHRTYDKSPIVMISRLDQLFDGIDASISDRLVGLWPGKNSIILPSHRAPDWITRGKSSVAYRLPDDERLRDLIDKTGPLVAPSANPEGLPPAMNIDEAKGYFGDSVDFYVDGGTVTDDTPSRLYTFAGSTMERLR; this is encoded by the coding sequence ATGCCTGTGTATTCTGATAGTTTCGACGAAAACATTGTCCTTCTTCTAAAGAAGGGCGGTATTGGCGTTGTAAGAACGGACACGCTGTATGGATTGGTGGCTGTGGCGAATAATGACGTGGCCGTTGAGCGAGTTTTTGCGGTGAAACACCGTACCTATGATAAGTCGCCAATCGTAATGATCAGTCGCCTAGACCAACTATTTGATGGTATAGATGCGTCCATCAGCGACCGCCTTGTCGGTCTTTGGCCTGGCAAAAACAGTATCATTCTGCCGTCCCATCGTGCGCCTGATTGGATAACTCGAGGTAAAAGCTCGGTGGCGTATAGGTTGCCTGATGATGAAAGACTTCGTGATCTTATTGATAAAACAGGCCCTCTCGTTGCACCAAGTGCTAATCCCGAAGGGCTTCCGCCCGCTATGAATATTGACGAAGCCAAAGGGTACTTTGGCGATAGCGTGGATTTTTATGTAGATGGCGGTACGGTGACTGACGATACGCCATCGCGCCTTTATACGTTTGCAGGATCTACTATGGAGCGCCTTCGGTGA
- a CDS encoding ImmA/IrrE family metallo-endopeptidase, whose protein sequence is MSIRDAQEKAILVAAEYNPSGIVPFPFLATVNKIDELSIFYLDNMPDEVSGAIFFQDGEFSIAINKNKPVVRQNFTAAHEFGHYFLHRKWLVDNAQTGLVDYSNVLDSEGMLLRPDEAPKEADSIQKEREANNFAAVLLMPEDKVRQFWELTHDVNKCADAFEVSIVAMAIRLEKLGLV, encoded by the coding sequence ATGAGTATTAGGGACGCACAAGAAAAAGCAATCCTCGTCGCTGCCGAGTATAACCCTTCGGGTATAGTCCCTTTCCCTTTTCTGGCCACTGTAAACAAAATCGACGAACTAAGCATATTTTATCTGGATAATATGCCTGACGAAGTATCGGGTGCAATCTTTTTTCAAGACGGTGAATTTTCAATTGCTATAAATAAAAACAAGCCCGTGGTTCGGCAGAATTTTACCGCAGCCCATGAATTCGGACATTATTTTTTGCACCGGAAGTGGCTCGTCGATAACGCGCAGACTGGCCTCGTGGATTATTCAAATGTTTTAGATAGCGAAGGGATGTTGCTTCGGCCTGACGAAGCGCCAAAAGAAGCGGACAGTATTCAAAAGGAACGTGAAGCGAATAACTTTGCGGCTGTTCTTTTGATGCCAGAAGATAAGGTTCGCCAATTTTGGGAACTAACGCACGATGTTAATAAATGTGCTGATGCGTTTGAGGTATCGATTGTGGCGATGGCAATCAGGCTAGAGAAATTAGGGCTTGTGTAA
- a CDS encoding ABC transporter permease yields MAVKLEFQQKPKIVLGFIDSLIMIKRSSTHIIRNTDQLLGTFFQPIMFLVLFAAVFGGAISSALPPGVSYLNFLMAGIIVQTVAFGSTTTAIAVCNDLQKGIVDRFRSLPMSNLAVLNGHVISDLFRNSISTVVMLLAGLVIGFRSSASFSEWLLIAGILLLFTLAFSWLAAIVGVVAKSVEGVQWLTFVLVFPLTFASSAFVPADSMTPVLKAFAENQPITHIVEAVRALLLGLPAGNHIWLSIVWSIGILVVAMPVASWLFRRQTAR; encoded by the coding sequence ATGGCTGTTAAATTAGAATTCCAACAAAAGCCTAAAATTGTTCTTGGCTTTATAGACTCGCTCATTATGATCAAGCGTAGTAGCACGCATATTATTCGTAATACCGACCAGTTGCTTGGAACGTTCTTTCAGCCAATTATGTTTTTGGTGTTATTTGCCGCAGTATTTGGCGGGGCAATTTCATCAGCGCTGCCACCGGGGGTTTCGTATCTGAATTTCCTAATGGCGGGTATTATCGTACAAACGGTAGCCTTTGGCTCGACAACCACAGCGATTGCGGTCTGTAACGATTTACAAAAGGGAATTGTTGACCGGTTTAGGTCATTACCAATGTCAAACCTAGCCGTACTAAACGGCCATGTTATTTCTGACCTTTTCCGTAACAGTATCTCAACGGTCGTGATGCTACTTGCGGGACTTGTCATCGGATTTCGATCAAGTGCAAGCTTTTCCGAATGGTTGCTGATTGCTGGAATTCTACTCCTATTCACACTTGCCTTTTCTTGGTTGGCTGCGATCGTTGGCGTGGTGGCAAAAAGCGTCGAAGGCGTACAGTGGTTAACGTTTGTTCTTGTCTTCCCTCTTACCTTTGCCAGTAGCGCGTTTGTTCCTGCCGACAGCATGACGCCGGTTCTAAAAGCATTCGCTGAAAATCAGCCGATTACTCATATCGTCGAAGCAGTGCGCGCATTACTATTAGGACTACCAGCCGGTAATCACATCTGGCTATCAATTGTATGGAGCATCGGCATACTCGTTGTTGCTATGCCAGTTGCATCGTGGCTTTTCCGTCGACAGACAGCTCGCTAG
- a CDS encoding mechanosensitive ion channel family protein, translating into MDMVQKWIADNGVDALIIILVTTLFYIAGNFLVGRVVRRAVRVQGRGREWHRKDIEKREKTLVGPFMVIWRVVIITIAAFVFIKALLPSTDLAPLFASAGIIGVALGFGAQSLVKDFLSGIFIISENQYRVGDIIDIEGASGTVERIGSRSTVLRDADGNVHYFPNGMVQHVINKTMGYSMARFSITVAPSADLEHVIELINLAGEKLASEEKWQPKIIEAPSFVSVGEFTSTTVSLLISGKTQPSDQWSVAAEMRRRLLETFEKKGIELGTTLPAAPPRK; encoded by the coding sequence ATGGATATGGTTCAAAAATGGATTGCTGATAATGGCGTTGATGCACTTATTATCATCCTTGTTACAACTCTATTCTATATAGCGGGTAACTTTTTAGTAGGACGCGTTGTCAGACGTGCCGTACGCGTTCAAGGACGAGGTCGTGAATGGCATCGAAAAGACATTGAAAAGCGAGAAAAGACGCTTGTTGGCCCTTTTATGGTCATTTGGCGTGTCGTTATTATCACGATTGCCGCATTTGTTTTTATCAAAGCACTTCTGCCATCAACCGACCTGGCACCGTTATTTGCCAGTGCGGGAATTATTGGCGTCGCGCTTGGATTTGGGGCGCAATCACTCGTTAAAGATTTTTTGTCGGGGATTTTTATTATTTCCGAAAATCAATACCGCGTCGGTGATATTATCGACATCGAAGGAGCTAGCGGTACGGTAGAGCGCATCGGCAGCCGTTCGACCGTGCTTCGTGACGCGGATGGAAACGTGCATTATTTTCCTAATGGTATGGTCCAACATGTCATCAACAAAACAATGGGATACAGTATGGCCAGGTTTTCTATTACCGTTGCCCCATCGGCTGACCTTGAACATGTTATCGAACTGATTAACCTAGCAGGTGAAAAACTAGCCAGTGAGGAAAAATGGCAGCCAAAAATCATCGAGGCTCCATCATTTGTATCCGTTGGAGAGTTCACCTCAACTACTGTCAGCTTGCTTATCTCTGGTAAAACACAGCCGTCGGATCAATGGTCCGTTGCCGCTGAGATGCGTCGTCGCTTACTCGAGACATTCGAGAAAAAGGGTATTGAACTTGGCACTACCCTTCCCGCAGCACCACCTAGAAAATAA
- a CDS encoding NUDIX hydrolase, whose amino-acid sequence MSGKYPTPIYRVSLKAVIRNEKGEVLVVKEKSDNWDLPGGGVDHGESDTEGLRRELVEEIAYEGNFSASLIGVQTFFIPKYETWGLWVVYNVRTETDDFGIGPDASEIAFTNPHIFKDSDKLSERLIYKFCVDMGTEIN is encoded by the coding sequence ATGTCCGGAAAATACCCCACCCCTATCTACAGAGTGTCTTTAAAGGCTGTTATTCGCAATGAAAAAGGCGAAGTACTTGTCGTCAAAGAAAAAAGCGATAACTGGGACCTGCCTGGTGGCGGAGTTGATCATGGAGAATCAGACACAGAAGGCCTGCGTCGCGAACTTGTCGAAGAGATTGCATATGAAGGTAATTTTAGCGCCTCGTTAATTGGCGTACAAACATTTTTTATTCCGAAATATGAAACATGGGGATTATGGGTTGTGTACAATGTCCGAACTGAAACAGACGACTTTGGCATAGGCCCCGATGCAAGCGAAATAGCATTTACTAATCCGCATATATTTAAAGACAGCGACAAGCTTAGTGAACGCTTGATCTATAAATTCTGTGTTGATATGGGCACGGAAATCAACTAA
- a CDS encoding ATP-binding cassette domain-containing protein: MTQKDYVIVAEGLTKSYGSNDVLKGIDLKVERGTMLALLGPNGAGKTTTVRILSTLLKYDGGSVAVEGFDVTRDADKVRSVIGLTGQSAAIDELLTGRENLVMMGKLYRLTKESAKARADELLEEFDLVKAADRPAKTYSGGMRRRLDLAVSLIATPPVIFLDEPTTGLDPRSRLAMWAIIKKLMANGTTILLTTQYLDEADQLADNIIVIDGGKVIAEGTAAQLKSKVGQDRLELMFKDTETLDEAKKALGKAVVDTNEKDYSLTTVIADTNADVRKMLDILADKKIKLESMAVHKPTLDDVFLSLTGKQTQTKKEGKK, encoded by the coding sequence ATGACACAAAAAGATTACGTCATCGTCGCAGAAGGATTGACCAAATCTTATGGATCGAACGATGTACTAAAGGGAATTGACCTAAAAGTCGAACGCGGCACGATGCTGGCGCTACTTGGTCCAAACGGTGCGGGCAAAACGACAACGGTTCGTATTTTAAGCACGCTTTTAAAATATGACGGCGGATCGGTTGCGGTCGAAGGATTTGACGTGACACGTGATGCCGACAAAGTGCGAAGCGTGATCGGCCTGACTGGTCAATCCGCAGCAATCGACGAACTACTAACTGGCCGCGAAAACTTGGTTATGATGGGCAAGTTGTACCGATTAACCAAAGAAAGTGCCAAAGCTAGGGCTGATGAATTGCTAGAAGAATTTGATTTAGTTAAGGCAGCTGATCGCCCAGCGAAAACATATTCCGGTGGTATGCGCCGCCGGCTTGACCTAGCGGTTAGCCTGATTGCCACTCCCCCAGTGATCTTCTTGGATGAACCAACAACTGGGCTTGACCCGCGTTCACGCCTGGCTATGTGGGCGATTATCAAAAAGCTGATGGCGAACGGAACAACTATCCTACTGACAACACAGTACCTTGATGAAGCTGATCAGCTGGCTGATAATATTATCGTGATCGACGGCGGTAAGGTAATCGCAGAGGGAACAGCGGCTCAGCTGAAAAGCAAGGTTGGGCAGGACCGTCTGGAACTTATGTTCAAGGACACTGAAACACTTGATGAAGCTAAAAAAGCGCTAGGGAAAGCGGTCGTTGATACAAACGAAAAAGATTACTCGCTTACAACGGTTATTGCGGATACAAACGCCGACGTTCGAAAGATGCTTGATATCCTAGCGGATAAAAAGATCAAGCTTGAATCTATGGCGGTGCATAAACCAACACTAGACGATGTATTCTTGTCGCTGACAGGTAAGCAAACACAGACGAAAAAGGAAGGTAAGAAGTAA
- a CDS encoding NAD(P)/FAD-dependent oxidoreductase: MAKKVTFDFDLIVIGSGAGGSAAATIAAREGKKVAIIEADTFGGDSPNWSDVPTKALLHVAQLYDEARHGARFGLRSATLGYNYPSLRAWKDLAVKRTGAGGNRKYYENENITTLQGTAHFLSPHEISVNRHHLSAEKFLVATGSHWVAPNIQGLKDVPHLTPRTILEAMRPPKSLYVIGGGTIGVEIAQLMAIFGTKVYIAEIASRLLPREDEEVGILMERLLKEQKGVTTLTQTRTLAVVKDGIGKRVTYTRGGVEKSVRVDEVLIATGRVPTVDLGLENASVTYTPKGIEVDANLQTSARHIFAAGDVLGHNSHTHTALLESRVAANNILHKTKIAPNYTATTRVTFTHPGIASVGLSEDDCLKRDLAINKAVAPLNIVARSNTSDFRDGFVKLITNKHGVILGGTVVAPHAAEIIHEIALAVKHELTAADLADTPHAFLSWSEAVRVAAAKLS, translated from the coding sequence ATGGCTAAAAAAGTAACATTCGACTTTGATCTCATTGTCATCGGCAGCGGTGCAGGGGGAAGTGCCGCAGCAACTATTGCGGCGCGCGAAGGCAAAAAAGTAGCAATTATCGAAGCTGATACCTTTGGCGGCGACTCGCCTAACTGGAGTGACGTCCCAACCAAAGCCCTGCTTCACGTCGCGCAGCTTTACGACGAAGCTCGTCACGGCGCACGTTTCGGCCTGCGTTCGGCCACGCTTGGCTACAACTACCCTTCTTTACGTGCCTGGAAAGATCTAGCCGTCAAACGAACTGGTGCTGGTGGCAACCGTAAATATTACGAAAACGAAAATATCACAACCCTACAAGGAACAGCTCACTTTTTATCTCCTCATGAAATAAGCGTTAATCGGCATCACCTTTCTGCCGAGAAGTTTTTGGTCGCGACTGGATCACATTGGGTCGCACCTAATATTCAGGGCCTAAAAGACGTCCCCCACCTTACTCCACGAACTATTCTAGAGGCCATGCGCCCACCTAAAAGCCTGTACGTGATTGGTGGCGGCACGATCGGCGTTGAAATTGCACAGCTAATGGCTATTTTCGGCACAAAAGTATATATTGCCGAGATTGCCTCTCGCCTATTACCCCGTGAAGATGAAGAAGTCGGCATACTCATGGAACGCCTATTAAAAGAACAAAAGGGCGTGACAACTCTTACCCAGACCCGAACCCTTGCTGTTGTCAAAGACGGTATTGGCAAACGTGTCACCTACACCCGTGGAGGCGTCGAGAAATCAGTTCGCGTCGACGAAGTGCTTATTGCCACCGGCCGTGTACCTACCGTCGACCTGGGGCTTGAAAACGCCAGTGTGACATATACGCCGAAAGGTATTGAAGTTGACGCAAATCTACAAACCAGTGCCAGGCATATCTTTGCCGCTGGCGACGTACTCGGTCATAACTCACACACACATACCGCGCTACTCGAAAGCCGCGTGGCTGCTAACAACATCTTGCACAAGACAAAGATTGCTCCAAATTATACTGCAACGACACGTGTTACCTTTACCCACCCAGGGATTGCATCTGTTGGCCTATCCGAAGACGACTGTCTAAAGCGAGACCTGGCTATCAACAAAGCCGTTGCGCCGCTTAACATCGTGGCCCGTAGCAACACGTCAGATTTTCGTGACGGGTTTGTAAAACTTATCACAAACAAGCATGGTGTCATACTTGGAGGCACAGTTGTAGCGCCTCACGCAGCCGAGATTATTCACGAAATTGCTTTAGCGGTTAAGCACGAGCTAACCGCAGCGGACCTTGCAGATACGCCACATGCGTTCCTCAGCTGGAGTGAAGCAGTGCGAGTAGCAGCTGCCAAGCTTAGTTAG
- a CDS encoding Mur ligase domain-containing protein produces the protein MNIYFSGIGGVGIGPLAEIAYDAGYQVQGSDATGGLVTHKLQERGIAVSFNQDGTFLRTCHSDRPIDWFVHTAALPFDHPELILARELGIKTTKRDELLARIISEKQLKLIAVAGTHGKTTTTGMLVWIMKELGIPVSYSVGTTLSFGPSGKFDPNSEYFIYECDEFDRNLLHFSPFLSLITSLDYDHPDTYKTESDYMDAFRQFINQSDMAIMWQQDGTKIQATVDDGWILRADEVMDLKLPGAHYRRNGTLVIKSLEYLRISDVKSVTDILNSFPGTDRRFERLADNLYTDYGHHPAEIAANLQLAREVSDHIVLVYQPHQNVRQHEVRNDYTDCFTLADEIYWVPTYLSREDPTLPILTPEELTQNIANKDAVHIAELDDELWDTINAARRSGKLVLAMGAGSIDGWLRSKLTV, from the coding sequence ATGAACATCTATTTCTCGGGAATTGGGGGCGTAGGCATAGGACCACTTGCAGAGATAGCATATGATGCCGGATATCAGGTGCAAGGATCAGATGCCACCGGAGGGCTTGTCACGCATAAGCTACAGGAACGAGGTATTGCCGTTTCTTTTAACCAAGACGGCACGTTCCTTCGTACATGTCATAGTGATCGTCCCATAGATTGGTTCGTTCACACTGCCGCCCTCCCTTTTGATCACCCGGAATTGATCTTGGCGCGAGAATTAGGCATTAAAACGACAAAGCGTGACGAGTTACTTGCACGCATAATCAGCGAGAAGCAGTTAAAACTTATCGCTGTCGCTGGTACGCATGGTAAAACAACGACCACAGGCATGCTTGTTTGGATCATGAAAGAGCTTGGAATCCCCGTTAGTTATTCCGTTGGCACAACACTCAGTTTTGGCCCAAGCGGCAAGTTTGATCCCAACAGTGAATATTTCATCTATGAGTGTGATGAGTTTGACCGCAATTTATTACACTTCTCGCCTTTCTTGTCACTTATCACCTCGCTAGACTATGACCACCCAGATACGTACAAAACAGAATCTGACTATATGGATGCTTTTCGTCAGTTCATCAACCAGTCGGATATGGCAATTATGTGGCAGCAAGACGGCACAAAAATTCAGGCAACGGTAGACGACGGATGGATATTACGCGCTGATGAAGTTATGGACTTAAAACTTCCAGGTGCGCACTATCGTCGTAATGGTACGCTTGTCATAAAATCCCTGGAATACCTAAGAATCAGTGACGTTAAATCGGTCACGGATATTTTGAATAGTTTCCCAGGAACTGATCGTAGGTTTGAACGCCTAGCCGACAATCTATACACTGACTACGGCCACCATCCGGCCGAGATCGCTGCCAACCTGCAGCTCGCCCGTGAGGTGTCTGACCATATTGTCCTCGTATATCAGCCTCATCAGAACGTACGCCAGCACGAAGTCAGAAATGACTACACAGACTGTTTTACGCTAGCCGACGAGATATACTGGGTTCCTACCTATCTTTCCCGCGAAGATCCTACCCTACCTATTCTGACACCTGAAGAGTTAACGCAAAATATCGCAAATAAAGATGCGGTTCATATTGCCGAACTTGACGACGAGTTATGGGATACAATCAATGCCGCCCGCAGGTCAGGCAAGCTAGTACTGGCGATGGGTGCCGGTAGCATTGATGGATGGCTACGGTCTAAGCTGACCGTTTAG
- the trmB gene encoding tRNA (guanosine(46)-N7)-methyltransferase TrmB, with translation MSGNVDPDEFIITRKRKKYRFALFANSSLCFEAEQWQDEPQANILEIGAGTGLFGVALARDMPYKQIVACDVKADRLQTGAKLANEENLSNVRFLRGRADLLQDFFPADTLDAVWITFPDPFPKDRSSKHRLTHPRFLEIYEKLLEAAGKLYFKTDATNLFQWSLEQLVGQGWQLEELGFDLHDSDLDDTYKIMTTYEKRFVGEGLPIHFVKASPPRK, from the coding sequence GTGAGCGGGAACGTAGATCCCGATGAGTTTATTATTACAAGAAAGCGCAAAAAGTATAGATTTGCGCTATTTGCTAATTCGTCACTTTGCTTTGAAGCCGAGCAGTGGCAAGACGAACCCCAGGCTAATATCCTTGAAATAGGTGCAGGGACTGGACTTTTTGGTGTTGCGCTAGCGAGAGACATGCCATATAAGCAAATTGTCGCGTGCGATGTCAAAGCCGACCGGTTGCAAACAGGAGCAAAGCTAGCCAACGAGGAAAATCTATCTAACGTACGTTTTTTGCGCGGTCGTGCCGATTTACTGCAAGACTTTTTCCCTGCGGATACATTAGATGCCGTATGGATTACCTTTCCTGACCCATTTCCGAAAGATCGAAGTTCGAAACACCGGTTAACTCACCCAAGGTTTTTAGAAATATACGAGAAGCTTCTTGAGGCAGCCGGAAAACTATATTTTAAAACGGACGCTACCAACCTGTTTCAGTGGAGTTTAGAACAGTTAGTTGGGCAGGGATGGCAACTTGAAGAACTCGGTTTTGATTTGCATGATTCTGATCTGGATGATACCTATAAAATAATGACTACCTACGAAAAGCGCTTTGTAGGTGAAGGGCTACCGATTCATTTCGTCAAGGCATCTCCCCCGCGAAAATAG